A single region of the Marinobacter salinus genome encodes:
- a CDS encoding phage tail tube protein: MPSKLTQGTHVYFLDETGGAPAIVQVMKATAFNPGGDPAGELDDTSLESDEMEYIAGMRNPGNATLGIRPDPEQASHMAMWDLSRMDPSPSVKWAVGWSDGTVKPRFGQQVGSVSVGAGGTGYTAGTTTVTFAAPADADGITATGTPTIVGGVVTDIVITNPGSGYATAPDVTIADSGTGVGATATATLGDYGLVLPDTRTWFTMGGYISDFPFDFQTNALVEAQISIRRTGGATWQKKVTP, translated from the coding sequence ATGCCATCTAAGCTGACACAAGGCACCCATGTATACTTCCTGGATGAAACCGGCGGTGCGCCGGCGATTGTCCAGGTAATGAAGGCCACGGCCTTTAACCCGGGCGGGGACCCCGCTGGCGAGCTCGACGATACCAGCCTCGAAAGCGACGAGATGGAGTACATCGCCGGCATGCGTAATCCTGGAAATGCAACCCTCGGCATCCGACCGGACCCTGAGCAGGCCAGTCACATGGCGATGTGGGATCTGTCTCGAATGGACCCATCGCCGTCGGTCAAGTGGGCTGTCGGCTGGTCCGATGGCACCGTGAAGCCGCGCTTCGGTCAGCAGGTTGGCTCTGTGTCCGTGGGTGCTGGCGGCACTGGTTACACGGCTGGCACCACCACCGTCACTTTCGCCGCCCCCGCGGACGCGGATGGCATCACCGCCACCGGCACCCCAACCATTGTGGGTGGCGTGGTGACCGATATCGTCATCACCAATCCCGGTTCCGGCTACGCTACCGCGCCGGATGTAACCATTGCCGATTCCGGAACGGGCGTCGGCGCAACCGCGACCGCCACCCTGGGCGATTACGGACTGGTCCTGCCGGACACACGTACCTGGTTCACTATGGGCGGGTATATCTCGGACTTCCCGTTCGACTTCCAGACCAACGCACTGGTTGAGGCGCAGATCAGCATTCGCCGCACCGGTGGCGCAACTTGGCAGAAGAAGGTCACGCCGTAA